In a single window of the Dysgonomonas mossii genome:
- a CDS encoding glycoside hydrolase family 43 protein → MNKKRIIRLCLLLILINLPLFNLKAQNPIIQTMYTADPAPIVYNDTLFLYVGHDEKDAPPNGYLMRDYQLFSTIDMVNWTAHKTPLRTSDFIWSVGDASAAQCIYRNGKFYWYISSMNKFFPGVAVGVASSDSPYGPFKDALGKALVTNDMTRHAKHAWDDLDPSVFIDDDGQAYLFWGNGVCYWAKLNNDMISLDGDITALDAKDKSIFGPGFTEAPWVYKRQGLYYMIYASGFPESLHYTVSKNPTGPWEYKGCVMPLEGGSNTNHPGIIDYKGNSYFFYHNDALPGGHSYCRSVSIEQFFYNEDGSIPEMKMTKEGIMKGVNKLNPYKRTEAETMAWSEGISIEENEKIGVYVTSIHNGDYIKVRDVDFGNKGASRFSASVSSRYHGGTIEIRLDNIDGQLVGTLHAPYTGEWDNWSLVETAVKNTKDVHDVYFVFKGREPHSLFNFDYWMFGE, encoded by the coding sequence ATGAATAAAAAAAGAATTATACGTCTCTGCTTATTATTGATCTTGATCAACTTGCCTTTATTTAATTTAAAGGCTCAAAATCCTATTATACAAACAATGTATACCGCAGACCCGGCACCGATAGTCTATAATGATACATTGTTTTTATATGTGGGCCATGACGAAAAGGATGCTCCGCCAAATGGTTATTTAATGAGGGATTACCAATTATTTTCAACCATAGATATGGTAAACTGGACAGCACATAAAACACCCCTGAGAACAAGTGATTTTATTTGGTCGGTAGGTGATGCAAGTGCGGCACAATGTATTTATAGGAATGGTAAGTTTTATTGGTATATCTCATCAATGAACAAATTCTTTCCCGGAGTTGCTGTAGGAGTAGCCTCATCCGATAGCCCTTATGGGCCATTTAAAGACGCTTTGGGGAAGGCGTTAGTGACTAATGATATGACTCGCCATGCTAAACATGCGTGGGATGATCTGGATCCTTCTGTCTTTATAGATGATGATGGACAAGCTTATTTGTTTTGGGGTAATGGCGTATGTTATTGGGCTAAACTTAATAATGACATGATTTCGCTTGATGGTGACATTACCGCTCTCGATGCTAAAGACAAGTCTATCTTTGGACCAGGCTTTACCGAAGCGCCATGGGTCTATAAACGTCAAGGTTTGTATTATATGATCTATGCATCGGGGTTCCCTGAGTCGCTCCATTATACAGTAAGTAAAAATCCGACAGGTCCGTGGGAATATAAAGGTTGCGTAATGCCTTTGGAAGGGGGCAGTAATACGAATCATCCCGGAATAATTGATTATAAGGGGAATTCATACTTCTTTTATCACAATGATGCCCTGCCCGGAGGCCATAGCTATTGCCGTTCTGTATCTATAGAGCAATTCTTCTATAATGAGGATGGATCTATCCCTGAGATGAAAATGACCAAAGAGGGTATCATGAAGGGTGTTAACAAATTGAATCCTTATAAAAGAACTGAAGCAGAAACGATGGCTTGGAGTGAAGGTATATCGATAGAAGAGAATGAGAAAATCGGTGTTTATGTAACCTCCATACATAATGGAGATTATATTAAAGTACGGGACGTTGATTTCGGAAATAAAGGGGCTTCACGATTTTCCGCATCAGTATCAAGTAGATATCATGGTGGAACTATTGAAATACGACTTGACAATATTGACGGACAACTGGTCGGTACTCTGCACGCGCCATATACCGGAGAATGGGATAATTGGAGCTTAGTGGAAACAGCTGTTAAAAACACAAAAGATGTTCATGATGTATACTTTGTGTTTAAAGGCAGAGAACCTCACTCTTTATTCAATTTCGACTATTGGATGTTTGGAGAATAG
- a CDS encoding MFS transporter: MESTSQGKAESKGFYKLSGIQRIGFGSGDLAQNLIYQTVSMYLLIFYTNVFGISAAAAGIMFLIVRIVDVIWDPIVGAFVDKHNPKLGKYRSYLVLGGIPLTGFAILCFWNGFSGSLLYAYITYVGLSMLYTLINVPYGALNASLTRDTDEITKLTSVRMFMANLGGLAVGYGIPILVKLFSSDGKINSPESANAWFITMTIYAIAGLTLLIFCFTQTKERVVMAEKETENVKVSDLWIEFKHNRPLRILAFFFITAFAMMAIGNSAGSYYMIYNVQAPDMLPYFMALGSIPAFIFMPMVPAIKRAIGKKQMFYVFLTVAIIGMALLYAISVIPALKTQVWLVFIAQFIKSTGIIVATGYMWALVPEVISYGEHTTGKRISGIVNALTGIFYKAGMALGGVVPGLVLAFVGFDKDNEVTQSAFAEQGILWLVAVIPAILLLLAMFIISRYELEDNVIDKINMEIEERHLK; encoded by the coding sequence ATGGAATCAACATCACAAGGTAAAGCCGAATCAAAAGGTTTTTACAAATTATCGGGAATACAACGCATTGGATTCGGCTCGGGCGATTTAGCCCAAAACCTTATCTATCAGACGGTATCAATGTACCTTCTCATTTTCTACACAAATGTATTCGGCATTTCTGCTGCCGCTGCTGGGATCATGTTTCTTATAGTACGTATTGTTGACGTAATCTGGGATCCAATAGTGGGAGCATTCGTAGACAAACACAATCCTAAATTAGGTAAATACCGTTCTTATCTGGTGCTTGGAGGTATACCTCTTACGGGCTTTGCCATCCTTTGTTTCTGGAATGGATTTTCGGGGTCATTGCTCTATGCCTATATCACGTATGTTGGCTTATCAATGCTTTATACCCTTATAAATGTTCCTTATGGAGCGTTGAATGCCTCACTTACACGCGATACAGACGAAATCACCAAACTTACTTCGGTACGTATGTTTATGGCAAATCTGGGAGGACTGGCAGTAGGCTATGGAATACCTATTCTTGTAAAACTCTTCTCATCTGACGGGAAAATTAATTCGCCGGAATCTGCCAACGCATGGTTTATCACAATGACTATTTATGCCATAGCCGGATTAACATTATTAATTTTCTGCTTTACACAGACCAAAGAACGAGTAGTAATGGCAGAAAAAGAAACAGAAAATGTAAAAGTTTCGGACTTGTGGATAGAATTCAAACATAATCGCCCACTGAGAATATTGGCTTTTTTCTTCATTACAGCTTTTGCGATGATGGCAATCGGTAATTCAGCCGGGTCGTATTATATGATTTACAACGTGCAGGCTCCCGATATGCTTCCATACTTTATGGCTTTGGGATCTATCCCTGCTTTTATCTTTATGCCGATGGTACCTGCCATCAAAAGAGCAATCGGCAAAAAGCAAATGTTCTATGTATTTCTAACGGTTGCTATTATCGGTATGGCGCTGTTATATGCCATTTCGGTAATACCTGCGCTTAAGACCCAAGTCTGGCTGGTCTTTATTGCCCAATTCATCAAATCGACAGGAATAATTGTTGCTACGGGATATATGTGGGCTCTGGTTCCGGAAGTAATCTCGTATGGAGAACATACAACAGGTAAAAGAATTTCAGGAATAGTCAATGCTTTGACAGGTATCTTCTATAAGGCAGGAATGGCCTTAGGTGGTGTTGTCCCGGGGCTTGTATTGGCTTTTGTCGGCTTCGACAAAGACAACGAAGTTACACAATCTGCCTTTGCCGAACAAGGTATTTTATGGCTTGTTGCTGTAATACCTGCAATACTTCTTCTTTTAGCTATGTTCATTATATCTCGATATGAGTTGGAAGATAATGTAATCGACAAAATAAACATGGAGATTGAAGAGAGACATCTGAAATAA
- a CDS encoding alpha-glucuronidase, with the protein MTIRYISLFIIFILSSLLSWAEDGSRLWLRYPEIKQKEKSILSSHSSPTINIALDELSNHWQGQTVELQLNKKLKHLKDGYSIKSNNQKIIISAGSDVGLLYGSYCLLRLQQTGADLTTLDIEELPSYDIRILNHWDNLERTIERGYAGYSLWKWDELPNTLSPRYKEYARANASIGINGTVLNNVNASPNILKKDYLEKVKALADIFRPYGLKVYLSVNFSSPKVLEGLSDSDPLNPEVQKWWKAKAKEIYSLIPDFGGFLVKANSEGQPGPQDYGRTHADGANMLADVLKPYKGIVMWRAFVYDPSMEDRAKQAYQEFVPLDGQFRDNVIIQIKNGPIDFQPREPFNPLFGALRKTPAMVEFQITQEYLGFSNHLAYLATMFKETLDSDTYSDGKGSTVAKITDGTLRPAKTTAISAVANIGEDTNWCGHHFAQANWYAFGRLAWNHQLSSNQIANEWIRMTFSKNNEFVEPVKNMMLSSRETIVDYMMPLGLHHIFAEDHHYGPEPWLSQAAREDWTSVYYHKADTIGLGFNRTTTGSDAVSHYFPPLNNIYNDISTCPENLLLWFHHVPWNYKMNDGKTMWDALCYKYDSGVQQVREYQKVWDRMEQYVDSRRFEEVQSKLKIQARDAVWWRDACLLYFQTFSKKPIPYHLERPIYELDDLMKIKLDMKHHN; encoded by the coding sequence ATGACAATCAGATACATTTCGCTCTTTATTATTTTTATTTTATCATCTCTCTTATCATGGGCTGAAGACGGAAGCCGCTTATGGCTACGCTACCCTGAAATAAAGCAAAAAGAGAAATCGATACTATCATCACATAGTAGCCCTACTATCAATATTGCTTTGGATGAATTATCAAATCATTGGCAAGGACAGACCGTAGAGCTACAGTTAAATAAAAAACTCAAGCATCTTAAAGATGGGTATAGTATTAAATCCAATAATCAGAAAATTATTATTTCAGCAGGTTCTGATGTCGGGCTACTATATGGATCATATTGTTTATTACGATTGCAACAGACAGGAGCAGATTTAACTACTTTAGATATAGAAGAACTGCCCTCTTACGATATACGTATCCTCAATCACTGGGATAATCTGGAAAGAACTATCGAACGTGGATATGCGGGTTATTCGTTATGGAAATGGGATGAACTGCCCAATACACTTTCTCCACGATATAAAGAATATGCTCGGGCGAATGCTTCGATAGGAATTAACGGAACTGTACTGAATAATGTGAATGCTTCACCGAATATTCTAAAGAAAGATTATTTGGAAAAAGTAAAAGCTTTAGCTGACATCTTCCGTCCCTATGGACTTAAAGTTTATCTCTCTGTAAATTTCTCTTCTCCTAAGGTATTGGAAGGTCTATCCGATTCGGATCCATTAAACCCGGAGGTGCAGAAGTGGTGGAAAGCCAAAGCCAAAGAAATCTATTCACTAATCCCCGATTTCGGTGGGTTTCTGGTAAAAGCTAATTCTGAAGGGCAACCCGGACCTCAAGACTACGGACGAACCCATGCCGATGGAGCAAATATGTTAGCCGATGTACTGAAGCCATACAAGGGTATAGTTATGTGGCGAGCATTTGTATATGATCCGAGCATGGAAGACCGGGCAAAACAGGCATATCAAGAGTTTGTTCCATTGGATGGACAATTTCGGGATAACGTCATTATTCAGATAAAGAACGGCCCTATCGATTTTCAGCCACGAGAACCATTCAATCCTTTGTTTGGTGCACTGCGTAAGACTCCGGCAATGGTAGAATTTCAGATAACACAAGAGTATCTCGGTTTTTCTAACCATCTTGCATATCTGGCTACTATGTTCAAGGAAACTCTTGACAGCGATACGTATTCAGATGGAAAAGGTTCTACAGTAGCCAAAATAACAGACGGGACATTACGTCCGGCTAAAACAACGGCCATATCGGCTGTAGCTAATATAGGTGAAGATACAAACTGGTGTGGACATCATTTTGCACAGGCTAACTGGTATGCATTCGGACGCTTAGCTTGGAACCATCAACTTTCTTCAAACCAAATAGCTAATGAATGGATAAGAATGACATTTTCGAAAAATAACGAATTTGTAGAACCCGTGAAAAATATGATGTTGAGTTCTAGAGAAACCATTGTTGACTATATGATGCCGCTAGGACTTCACCATATTTTTGCTGAAGACCACCATTACGGACCTGAACCTTGGTTGTCTCAAGCCGCTAGAGAAGACTGGACTTCTGTATACTATCACAAAGCAGATACTATAGGGCTCGGTTTTAATCGTACAACAACGGGGAGTGATGCCGTGTCCCATTATTTTCCTCCTTTGAATAATATTTATAATGACATATCAACCTGTCCAGAGAATTTACTCTTGTGGTTTCATCATGTTCCATGGAACTATAAGATGAATGACGGTAAAACGATGTGGGATGCTCTTTGTTATAAGTATGATTCGGGTGTACAGCAGGTAAGAGAGTATCAGAAAGTTTGGGATAGAATGGAGCAATATGTAGACTCCAGACGTTTCGAGGAGGTTCAATCCAAATTAAAAATTCAGGCACGAGATGCCGTATGGTGGAGAGATGCTTGTTTGTTGTACTTCCAGACATTCTCAAAAAAGCCTATCCCCTATCATCTTGAACGTCCTATATATGAGCTCGATGACCTGATGAAAATAAAACTAGATATGAAACACCATAATTAA
- a CDS encoding SDR family oxidoreductase has protein sequence MTDINTKTKQNIFSIKDKVAIVTGGYGVLGGSISKHLAEQGANVVILGRNEDKGNTLVKDINENGGKSLFIKCDVMDENQLIESREKILSTYGKLDILVNAAGGNVPGATLAPDQDFYTMKTTDWEKVIKLNMDGTVFPSLIFSKVMAEQGSGNIINVSSMAAYSAISRVPGYSAAKAAISNFTEWMATEMALKYGDKIRVNAIAPGFFIGDQNRAVLINPDGSLTERSKKVLAKTPMGRFGDITELNGVVQFLCSDAASFITGVVLPIDGGFSAYSGV, from the coding sequence ATGACAGATATTAATACAAAAACAAAACAGAATATCTTTTCTATAAAAGATAAAGTTGCGATTGTTACAGGAGGATACGGCGTATTAGGTGGCAGTATCTCCAAACACCTTGCAGAACAAGGAGCAAATGTTGTAATACTGGGACGTAACGAAGATAAAGGAAATACTCTGGTTAAGGATATTAATGAAAATGGAGGTAAATCTTTATTCATCAAATGCGATGTGATGGATGAAAATCAGCTGATAGAAAGCCGAGAAAAGATACTCAGCACATATGGCAAATTAGATATTCTCGTTAATGCAGCAGGGGGTAATGTTCCGGGAGCAACATTAGCTCCTGATCAGGATTTTTATACAATGAAAACAACGGATTGGGAAAAAGTTATAAAGCTCAATATGGACGGTACAGTTTTTCCAAGTCTGATATTTTCAAAAGTTATGGCTGAACAAGGAAGTGGAAATATTATAAATGTCTCTTCCATGGCTGCATATTCTGCAATAAGTCGTGTTCCCGGCTATTCGGCAGCAAAAGCAGCAATAAGTAACTTCACAGAGTGGATGGCTACTGAAATGGCTCTGAAATATGGAGATAAGATTAGGGTAAATGCGATTGCTCCGGGATTTTTTATCGGAGACCAAAACCGGGCTGTACTTATCAATCCTGACGGTTCTTTAACAGAGAGAAGTAAAAAGGTATTGGCTAAAACCCCAATGGGACGTTTCGGAGATATTACAGAACTAAACGGAGTTGTACAGTTTCTATGCAGTGATGCAGCAAGTTTTATAACCGGAGTAGTGCTTCCTATCGATGGTGGGTTTAGTGCTTACAGTGGGGTTTAA
- a CDS encoding glycoside hydrolase family 43 protein — protein sequence MKQARYLFPKDYMADPSAHVFEGKIYIYPSHDWESGIAENDNGDHFNMKDYHVFSLDDVENGEVTDHGVVLSVENIPWSGRQLWDSDTAFKDGKYYLYFSMKDKNDIFRLGVAVSDKPYGPFIPQANPIKGSYSIDPCVFEENGQYYIYFGGIWGGQLQRYRKNKALECAAFPAENEPALCGKVARLRDDMLEFDEEPRDVIILNEHGNPLTQGDTNRRFFEASWMHKYNGKYYFSYSTGDTHLLCYAIGDNPYGPFTYSGVILTPVVGWTTHHSIVEYRGKWYLFHHDSVPSGGKTWLRSMKVIELEYNNDGTIKTIEGLESY from the coding sequence ATGAAACAAGCACGATATTTATTTCCGAAGGATTATATGGCTGACCCATCTGCACATGTATTCGAAGGTAAGATCTATATTTATCCTTCCCACGATTGGGAAAGCGGCATTGCAGAAAATGACAACGGAGATCATTTTAATATGAAAGATTATCATGTCTTCTCTTTAGACGATGTGGAAAACGGAGAGGTAACCGATCATGGAGTTGTCCTTTCAGTGGAAAATATTCCCTGGTCTGGTCGTCAGCTATGGGATAGCGATACGGCTTTTAAGGACGGCAAATATTACTTGTATTTCTCAATGAAAGACAAAAATGATATTTTCCGTTTGGGAGTAGCTGTTAGCGATAAACCTTACGGGCCATTTATACCACAGGCTAACCCAATAAAAGGAAGTTATAGTATAGACCCTTGTGTATTTGAAGAAAACGGACAATATTATATTTATTTTGGAGGCATCTGGGGCGGACAGCTGCAACGCTATCGCAAAAATAAAGCATTGGAGTGCGCTGCTTTTCCGGCTGAAAACGAACCCGCTTTGTGTGGAAAGGTCGCACGTCTGAGAGATGACATGCTCGAATTTGACGAAGAGCCTCGAGATGTAATTATTCTTAATGAACATGGCAATCCATTGACGCAAGGTGACACCAATCGACGATTCTTTGAAGCATCATGGATGCATAAATATAACGGCAAATATTACTTCTCGTATTCCACAGGAGATACGCACCTTCTATGCTATGCTATAGGTGACAATCCATACGGGCCTTTCACTTATAGTGGTGTTATACTCACTCCTGTAGTAGGCTGGACAACGCATCACAGCATTGTCGAATACAGAGGCAAATGGTATCTTTTCCATCATGACTCTGTACCCTCGGGCGGAAAAACATGGCTTAGAAGTATGAAAGTTATCGAATTGGAATATAACAATGACGGAACAATTAAAACAATAGAAGGGTTAGAAAGCTATTAG
- a CDS encoding endo-1,4-beta-xylanase, which translates to MKKNIYYFLISLLLMTAFACSAKSNKEIKNEPSLKGALKGKFYIGTALNVTQIHGKDTASINIVKNEFDAIVAENCMKSMFLQPKEGEFFFEDADKFVEFGEQNNLYITGHCLIWHSQAPSWFFVDNDGKDVSAEVLKQRMKTHITTVVSRYKGRIKGWDVVNEAIMEDGSYRKSKFYTILGEEFIPLAFQYAHEADPDAELYYNDYNEWHKGKREAVINLIKSFKEKNIRIDAVGMQGHFGMDGPSLEEYQATIDDYTSTGVKVMVTELDLSALPSPRRNTGANISDIEAYNQKMNPYTTGLPDSVSVAWTERMGSFFKLFIDNKEKITRVTLWGVSDVDSWKNDFPMKGRTDYPLLFDRQYKAKPVVQEIIKMAGLPEEKR; encoded by the coding sequence ATGAAAAAAAACATCTATTATTTTCTCATTTCTTTGTTGCTGATGACAGCATTTGCCTGTAGCGCAAAAAGTAATAAAGAAATAAAAAATGAACCGTCACTAAAAGGAGCCCTAAAAGGAAAATTTTATATAGGGACAGCTCTTAATGTAACCCAGATACATGGGAAAGATACCGCATCGATAAATATTGTGAAAAACGAATTCGATGCCATAGTAGCAGAAAACTGTATGAAAAGTATGTTCCTGCAACCCAAAGAAGGTGAATTTTTCTTTGAAGATGCTGATAAATTTGTAGAATTTGGAGAACAAAACAATCTTTATATCACAGGACATTGTCTAATTTGGCATTCACAAGCTCCATCGTGGTTCTTCGTAGATAATGATGGAAAAGACGTATCAGCTGAAGTTCTTAAACAACGCATGAAAACTCATATCACGACAGTAGTATCTCGCTACAAAGGACGTATAAAAGGTTGGGATGTGGTGAACGAAGCGATTATGGAAGATGGATCATATCGTAAAAGTAAGTTTTACACAATTTTGGGAGAAGAGTTTATTCCTTTAGCTTTCCAATATGCTCATGAGGCTGACCCTGATGCTGAACTGTATTATAACGACTATAACGAATGGCATAAAGGCAAACGTGAAGCTGTTATCAATTTGATAAAATCGTTTAAGGAAAAAAATATACGAATCGACGCTGTTGGTATGCAAGGACATTTTGGCATGGATGGACCAAGTCTGGAAGAATATCAGGCAACTATTGATGATTATACTTCAACAGGTGTAAAGGTTATGGTTACAGAGTTGGATCTTAGTGCCCTACCCTCCCCTCGTCGCAACACAGGAGCAAACATCTCTGATATAGAAGCATATAATCAGAAAATGAATCCATATACAACCGGACTACCTGATTCCGTTTCAGTAGCATGGACAGAGCGTATGGGAAGTTTCTTTAAGCTCTTTATAGATAATAAGGAAAAAATAACCCGTGTCACCTTATGGGGTGTAAGCGATGTAGATTCATGGAAAAACGATTTTCCAATGAAAGGCCGTACCGACTATCCTTTATTGTTTGACAGACAATACAAGGCTAAACCTGTTGTTCAGGAAATTATCAAGATGGCAGGTCTTCCTGAAGAGAAAAGATAA
- the uxuA gene encoding mannonate dehydratase → MKKTWRWFGKKDKITLPILRQIGVEGIVTALHDIPNGEVWLSEAINDLNNYIKEAGLYWSVVESLPVSEAIKYGGDNRDLLIDNYITSLKNLGEVGIKTVCYNFMPVIDWIRTDLMYPWSDGTFSLYFDKTRFAYFDCMILKREGAKEDYSKEEMDKVYQLDKIITEHEKEQLIDTIIVKTQGFINGNIKDGDKNPVAIFKTLLALYNGIDQKALRENLKYFLERIMPVCDEYGINMCIHPDDPPYPVLGLPRIVSNREDIEWILNAVNNPHNGITFCAGSLSSGIHNNVPELARQFASRTRFVHLRSTNILSDGNFIEAPHLEGRGHLIELARIFEKENPLLPMRVDHGRLMLDDADKGYNPGYSFYGRMYALAQMDGVIETIKNELNR, encoded by the coding sequence ATGAAAAAGACATGGAGGTGGTTCGGGAAAAAAGATAAGATTACACTGCCTATATTGAGGCAAATCGGAGTAGAAGGGATTGTTACCGCATTGCATGATATACCGAACGGTGAAGTATGGTTGTCAGAAGCAATCAACGATCTGAATAACTATATAAAAGAAGCCGGGCTGTACTGGTCTGTTGTAGAAAGCCTGCCTGTTAGCGAAGCCATTAAATATGGAGGAGATAATAGAGACTTACTGATAGATAATTATATTACAAGCCTCAAAAACCTTGGAGAAGTGGGTATTAAGACTGTTTGCTACAATTTTATGCCCGTTATAGACTGGATTCGTACAGATCTCATGTACCCATGGTCTGACGGTACTTTCTCTCTTTATTTTGATAAGACACGCTTCGCTTACTTTGATTGCATGATCCTTAAACGGGAAGGTGCAAAAGAGGATTACTCAAAAGAAGAAATGGATAAGGTCTACCAACTGGATAAGATTATAACAGAACATGAAAAAGAACAGTTGATAGACACTATCATTGTAAAGACACAGGGTTTTATCAATGGTAATATAAAGGACGGGGATAAAAATCCTGTTGCTATTTTTAAAACACTTCTAGCATTGTACAATGGGATAGATCAAAAAGCATTAAGAGAAAATTTAAAATACTTTTTAGAGCGAATAATGCCAGTCTGTGACGAATACGGTATTAATATGTGTATTCATCCAGACGATCCGCCATATCCGGTATTGGGTTTACCTCGTATTGTTTCTAACAGAGAAGATATTGAATGGATATTAAATGCTGTTAACAACCCACATAATGGAATCACATTTTGTGCAGGATCGCTAAGTTCAGGAATACACAATAATGTTCCGGAATTGGCTCGGCAGTTTGCATCGCGTACACGCTTCGTACATTTAAGAAGTACAAATATCCTTTCAGATGGCAATTTTATCGAAGCCCCACATCTGGAAGGACGGGGACATCTAATAGAATTAGCCCGTATTTTTGAAAAGGAAAATCCGTTACTGCCCATGAGAGTAGATCATGGCAGACTAATGCTCGATGATGCTGATAAAGGCTATAATCCGGGTTACTCATTCTACGGACGCATGTATGCTCTAGCACAGATGGATGGAGTAATAGAAACCATAAAAAACGAATTGAACAGATGA